A window from Montipora capricornis isolate CH-2021 chromosome 7, ASM3666992v2, whole genome shotgun sequence encodes these proteins:
- the LOC138055358 gene encoding uncharacterized protein produces the protein MLEDGYRDLRRLGLEAEITTTSSVSIIERKLPTDIRREWAQSVSSDASMVDKMNKFPSLLRFLLNQKRSIEYDCAALRAYNSNTAMSKAVVHHATAREYTDERQSNYSKCLFHNNAEHWTSECKLYLSESVDGRKRLLKEKGACWSCLKRGHRIHDCKRKGNCGINDCAGKHHRTIHEERKEVTASANICSNSQIDTCVLQLQRIKTKGGYVNVMWDNAASISLIKNKKAWEEKLKGIRAELSIVKVGAKSEKIASEKYRLCLIDKKGQIVEFDINGIDKITSDIQSINIDGIVQLFKNVSREEIVRPTAAIDVLIGYEYAGFHLEREQNSEHLLLLKNHFGRCIGGTHPLIKETSVKPNLSDVKVLHVMKANVEDFYNIENLGIECKPRCGGCKCGRCPIGSKEYSIKEERELELIDKNLEYDYQDGRWIAEYPWIKNPSALPDNRRVAVATLISTEKRLLKNPQHAKIYDMQIKDMVARDVARKLSKKELNSYKGPIHYISHHEVLKPDSKSTPVRIVFNSSTKYMGHVLNEYWAKGPDLLNNLVGVLIRFRENQVALMGDIRKMYHTVKTKPIDQHTHRFLWRDMDTTREPETYIIQRVSFGDKPSGTIATVALRKTAEMGRERYPQATQIIQDNTYMDDIIDSTEDLPTAQTIASDIENLIKKGGFQVKGWIFSDDPINQDKTAIPSEPNTSTEKVLGIIWNPAKDYLCFEVKLNFSRKKHKLRIETDSKTNPLPYEIPEQLTKRIILSQVNSIYDPLGLSGPFTVRAKIMMRQIWASDIKMNWDDPIPEENKRDWIMFFKELHEMDNVKFKRCMKPRDTVGDPILIIFSDGSSQAFGACAFVRWELKAGLFKSSLLLSKNRLAPIKKMSIDRIELCGAIINKQLKVLVQQQCRYHFQKFYHIVDSQIVHAMIQKDSYGFNTFAATRIGEIQEGTDPKDWYWVESEYNIADWLMRGKKPSELGFGSSWQDGPTFLNQPESEWPISRNYAEQQLPDMVKTVRIATAVIKDDIVTRININNYSNYKRLLRVTARVLLMYHTDSKPTFFNVKREPTAEDLMKAEDLWIKEAQRNMQEELKAGKYKRLCPRLRKDGIYVVGGRATHWMEMSYNKSEAILLPYGHRFSRLYAEYVHNFTLRSINNCQ, from the coding sequence ATGTTGGAGGACGGATACAGAGACCTAAGAAGACTTGGACTTGAGGCAGAGATTACAACGACTAGTTCTGTAAGCATTATAGAAAGAAAATTACCTACGGATATAAGGAGAGAGTGGGCTCAATCGGTCAGCTCAGATGCAAGTATGGTTGACAAGATGAACAAGTTTCCAAGCCTTTTACGATTTTTACTAAATCAAAAGAGATCCATAGAATATGATTGTGCCGCACTTCGGGCTTACAACTCCAACACGGCAATGTCTAAAGCAGTCGTGCACCACGCAACCGCGAGAGAATACACTGACGAAAGACAATCGAATTATTCTAAATGCTTGTTCCACAACAACGCTGAGCACTGGACAAGTGAATGTAAATTATATCTGTCCGAATCAGtagatggaagaaaaagactgtTAAAGGAAAAGGGTGCGTGTTGGTCATGCTTGAAAAGAGGACATCGCATACATGattgtaaaagaaaaggaaattgtgGCATAAACGACTGCGCGGGAAAACATCATAGAACCATccacgaggaaagaaaagaagtcaCAGCGTCAGCAAATATCTGCAGCAACTCACAAATCGATACATGCGTCCTGCAGcttcaaagaataaaaacaaaggGGGGATATGTAAACGTCATGTGGGACAACGCGGCTTCCATATCACtcatcaaaaacaaaaaggcaTGGGAAGAGAAACTAAAGGGAATACGGGCAGAGCTGTCTATCGTAAAAGTGGGTGCGAAAAGCGAGAAGATTGCATCAGAAAAGTACCGGTTATGTCTCATTGACAAAAAAGGCCAAATTGTCGAGTTTGACATTAATGGCATCGACAAGATCACCTCAGACATTCAAAGCATAAATATTGATGGTATAGTGCAATTGTTCAAAAACGTTTCAAGGGAAGAAATTGTGCGCCCTACCGCAGCAATCGATGTCCTAATAGGCTATGAATATGCTGGATTTCACCTTGAGAGAGAGCAAAACTCAGAACACTTGCTGCTTCTGAAGAATCACTTCGGCCGATGCATAGGAGGAACACACCCATTAATCAAGGAAACCAGTGTGAAACCTAATCTCAGTGATGTGAAAGTCCTTCATGTTATGAAAGCGAACGTAGAGGATTTCTACAACATCGAAAATCTTGGAATCGAGTGTAAACCCCGCTGTGGAGGATGTAAATGCGGGAGATGTCCCATTGGGAGTAAAGAGTACAGCATTAAAGAGGAAAGAGAACTTGAGCTGATCGACAAAAATCTCGAATATGACTATCAGGATGGTCGATGGATTGCAGAATATCCTTGGATCAAAAACCCTTCTGCCCTCCCAGATAACAGGCGAGTAGCCGTGGCAACGCTGATCTCTACGGAGAAAAGGCTCCTCAAGAACCCTCAGCACGCCAAAATCTACGATATGCAAATAAAAGATATGGTTGCAAGGGATGTTGCCCGTAAACTCAGTAAAAAAGAACTAAACAGTTACAAAGGCCCCATACATTATATCTCGCATCATGAAGTTCTCAAACCAGATTCGAAGTCTACACCGGTTAGAATAGTGTTCAATAGTAGCACTAAGTACATGGGCCATGTACTTAATGAATATTGGGCAAAAGGTCCAGATCTACTCAACAATCTAGTGGGAGTATTAATACGGTTTAGGGAGAACCAAGTAGCATTGATGGGTGATATAAGGAAGATGTACCATACCGTAAAGACGAAGCCAATAGATCAGCACACCCACCGATTCTTATGGCGAGATATGGACACAACGAGAGAACCAGAAACATATATCATACAAAGAGTATCATTTGGTGATAAGCCGTCAGGCACCATTGCGACAGTAGCCCTAAGAAAAACCGCTGAGATGGGAAGAGAAAGGTACCCACAAGCAACACAAATTATCCAAGATAATACTTACATGGATGACATCATTGACAGCACTGAGGACCTACCAACAGCGCAAACAATTGCCAGCGATATTGAGAATTTGATTAAGAAGGGTGGATTCCAAGTCAAGGGCTGGATATTTTCAGATGATCCTATAAATCAAGACAAAACGGCTATACCTAGCGAGCCAAATACATCGACAGAGAAAGTCCTCGGAATAATCTGGAATCCAGCCAAGGATTACTTATGCTTTGAAGTTAAACTAAACTTTTCACGTAAGAAACACAAGTTGCGCATCGAAACAGATTCAAAGACTAATCCGCTCCCCTACGAAATTCCAGAACAGCTAACGAAACGCATTATTCTTTCACAAGTTAATAGCATCTACGATCCGCTTGGATTATCAGGACCTTTCACAGTGAGAGCGAAAATAATGATGCGTCAGATATGGGCAAGTGACATCAAGATGAACTGGGACGATCCTATTCCGGAGGAGAATAAGCGAGATTGGATAATGTTCTTCAAAGAACTACATGAGATGGACAATGTCAAATTTAAAAGATGCATGAAGCCACGTGATACAGTCGGAGATCCAATATTGATTATCTTTAGTGATGGATCCAGCCAAGCCTTCGGTGCATGTGCTTTCGTAAGATGGGAACTAAAGGCTGGCCTGTTTAAAAGTAGCCTGCTTCTGTCCAAAAACCGCCTTGCCCCGATTAAGAAGATGTCTATTGACCGCATAGAGCTGTGCGGAGCAATAATCAACAAACAACTAAAAGTGCTCGTACAACAGCAGTGCAGATATCATTTCCAGAAATTCTACCATATCGTTGATTCACAAATAGTGCATGCTATGATTCAAAAGGATTCCTATGGTTTCAACACATTTGCTGCGACGCGCATAGGGGAAATTCAAGAAGGCACTGATCCTAAAGATTGGTACTGGGTCGAAAGCGAGTATAACATTGCCGATTGGTTAATGAGAGGCAAGAAACCGAGCGAGCTTGGTTTTGGTAGTAGTTGGCAGGATGGACCCACATTCCTTAACCAACCCGAGAGTGAATGGCCAATAAGTCGTAATTACGCTGAACAACAATTACCGGACATGGTGAAAACCGTAAGAATTGCGACTGCAGTTATAAAGGACGATATAGTAACCAGAATTAacataaacaattattccaactATAAGAGATTGCTACGAGTGACAGCGCGAGTTTTGTTGATGTATCACACAGATTCGAAACCTACATTCTTTAATGTCAAAAGGGAACCCACTGCAGAAGATCTCATGAAGGCTGAAGATCTGTGGATCAAAGAAGCTCAGAGGAACATGCAGGAAGAACTCAAGGCAGGAAAATACAAACGTCTATGTCCTCGCCTACGTAAAGATGGAATATATGTCGTCGGAGGTCGTGCCACCCATTGGATGGAAATGAGTTACAACAAAAGCGAAGCTATATTATTACCCTATGGGCATCGCTTCTCACGTCTCTACGCAGAATATGTCCATAACTTTACATTACGGAGTATTAACAACTGCCAGTAA